The following nucleotide sequence is from Paenibacillus andongensis.
TCAGAAACGGTATTGATTGCATTGGGCAGTACAATCAACTATTCAAAGGGAAACGATTGGGACTCATTACGGCCCCTACCGGCTTAAACAATGATTTCGTATCCACCATTCAAATTCTGCATGAGAATTTCAATCTGACAGCCCTGTTTTCACCGGAACACGGTGTGCGTGGAGATCAAGCTGCAGGCGCCTTGGTAGAAACATATCTGGACCCTATCACACAGGTGCCGGTGTATAGTTTGTACCGTAAAGATTCTAAGCGCCTAAGCCAGGAAATGCTGGAAGAGGTAGATATGGTCGTCTATGATATTCAGGACGTGGGCACACGGTACTACACTTTTATTTACACAATGCTGTATGCTCTGGAAGACTGTGCGAAAGCAGGCAAGCCATTTGTCATTTTGGACCGGATCAACCCACTGGATGGGGTGACGGTAGAAGGAAACATTTTAAAGCAGGACTATCAATCGTTTGTTGGCAATTATCCGCTTTGTGTGCGTTACGGCCTGACTGCCGGTGAGGTGGCCACCATGGCTAACGATCAGATGAACTGGCATTGTGATCTGCATGTGATACGCGCTGAAGGCTGGGAGCGGAAGATGCAGTTCGCTGATACCGGTCGACACTGGGTGATGCCCTCTTTGGGGATTCCCCGGTTTGACACGGCATTGCTGTATCCCGGCACTTGTATATTTGAAGGCACCAACATGTCTGAAGGAAGAGGAACCACAGTTCCTTTTGAAATTGTAGGAGCTCCGTTCATCGACGGCGAGCAGCTGGCGGATGAGATGAACCGTAAGAAACTGCCTGGGGTCGTTTTCCGACCGGTCTATTTTAAACCGACCTTTTCCAAATTTCAGGGTGAGTCATGCAGCGGCGTTCAGCTTCATGTATTGGATACTCGAGCCATTCGGCCTTTGGAGACAGCTATTACACTGATGTATACCGTTAAGCGTAACTATGAACAATTTGCTTTCCTTCCGCCTCTTAAAGAGGGGTCTAGGCCTTTTATTGATTTGTTGTGTGGGGATAAGATCTACCGTGAAGACTCATTAGATGTTTCGGTATTGTTGGAGCAATTTCGGGACGAAAGCCGGGAATTCGAACAGATGAAACAGCAGTATCATCTATATTGAGGCGTTTTAGTGCGTCTAAATGTACGGTGAAATTAAAGTATTAGACTTCCGCTTCAATGAACGTCAACATGCAATCCGTCTCTCTCATGCCCCTTTTGCAAATGTCTCGAACTCTTTTAATTTCTTCCTCATATACTAGATTAGTAAAGTAGGAGGGAGATGAGAGAGATGAGTCGTTTAACCGTAGTTTCGCTTCGCAAAGTCGCTAACCGGACGCTGCCAATTTATCAAAAGATTGCAGGTGACGCGGTCTATGCGACACGCTTGACGCAAGCGATCCGGAGCAACAATCTCAACGCGCTTGGCCAACTGCTGCGGCAAGCTACATTTGGTTTCAACGATTTCGGAACGAACGGCTTTGGGTTCAACATCGGTTTTGCAGCTCCGCTGCCAGCGAATCAAGTGGAGAATGCCATTACCAAGAGAGGCACGGTGAAGCCGACGACGGTCAGCTTACGAAGTATTGCGAGACGGCTGTTGCGCCTGTTGCGCAGGATTGCCGCCGATAAAGCATTTGCAACCCAACTCGTGCTGGCTGCACGGAAAAGCAACAATCTTAGGCTCCGCGCGCTAGTAGCGCCGCTGCTGCCGTCGGGCAGCTTAGTAGCGGCACGTGGCGATTCGACTGGCATCGTGTTGGAGATCAAAGCCTCGACCGGCGCTGTTTTTGTTACTCAATTCTTTGTTCTATAGAATGTAAATAACTCAGCCGTGAAAAAATAACAGAAGGAGCATGTTCCTGAATGAAATCAGAACATGCTTCTTTGTATCAGGTTGCGTCAAGCTATTCGCCCTTTTTCTATATATTATCCTTGCATCCTTAAGTCAAAATATGTCCACCCTCAACGTGAAGAACCGTTCCGGTCACGAAACCATTTTGGATCAAGTACAGTACACTTTGTGCGACATCTTCTGCTTTGCCAACTCGCTTCACAGGGAGTTTGTTCGCCACCGTTGTATAAAACTGATTGCGCGATTCTTCTGGCATTTTACTGCGCGAAGGCGTATCAATAATACCAGGTGAAACGATGTTTACTCGAATAGGAGCAAGCTCCAAAGCCAAGGTTTGACCTAGATTCGCAACTGCTGCATTAACAGCGCCAAGTGTAGCAGAACCAACCATCGATTTGTAGGCAACGACGCCAGAGAATAAGGTGATTGATCCGTTCGCTGAAATTTTCGGTGCGCCGTATTTAGCGGCATAGTATTGGCCCCAAAATTTGTTTTCGAACAACTGCCGGGCTTGGGCAGTATCCGTTTGAAGGAATGATCCGCCAGATGTTTCCGCTGCGCTTACCACAAGATGATCGAACTGGCCGACTGTTTCAAAGAAAGATTGCATTTGCTCTTCTTGAGTTGTGTCCAGCGTGTAAACCGCAGCTCGA
It contains:
- a CDS encoding exo-beta-N-acetylmuramidase NamZ family protein, whose amino-acid sequence is MIRNGIDCIGQYNQLFKGKRLGLITAPTGLNNDFVSTIQILHENFNLTALFSPEHGVRGDQAAGALVETYLDPITQVPVYSLYRKDSKRLSQEMLEEVDMVVYDIQDVGTRYYTFIYTMLYALEDCAKAGKPFVILDRINPLDGVTVEGNILKQDYQSFVGNYPLCVRYGLTAGEVATMANDQMNWHCDLHVIRAEGWERKMQFADTGRHWVMPSLGIPRFDTALLYPGTCIFEGTNMSEGRGTTVPFEIVGAPFIDGEQLADEMNRKKLPGVVFRPVYFKPTFSKFQGESCSGVQLHVLDTRAIRPLETAITLMYTVKRNYEQFAFLPPLKEGSRPFIDLLCGDKIYREDSLDVSVLLEQFRDESREFEQMKQQYHLY
- a CDS encoding SDR family oxidoreductase — its product is MEFLTNTKLGGINMLQNQKVVIIGGSSGIGLETAKQAITLGAEVIIASRSEGKLQKAKEELGSRAAVYTLDTTQEEQMQSFFETVGQFDHLVVSAAETSGGSFLQTDTAQARQLFENKFWGQYYAAKYGAPKISANGSITLFSGVVAYKSMVGSATLGAVNAAVANLGQTLALELAPIRVNIVSPGIIDTPSRSKMPEESRNQFYTTVANKLPVKRVGKAEDVAQSVLYLIQNGFVTGTVLHVEGGHILT